The Anomaloglossus baeobatrachus isolate aAnoBae1 chromosome 10, aAnoBae1.hap1, whole genome shotgun sequence genome has a segment encoding these proteins:
- the F2 gene encoding prothrombin encodes MRRLQFSGMPHRTNIIRGLIVASLLPLVLGDNVFLSDQEAMSVLKRSRRANSLFEEMKKGNMERECMEEICNYEEAREIKESNDATDAFWRHYQSCHPEKKPPRQTLDLCMSGNCADGIGQNYLGTISVTRSGRECQYWASHFPHRTKVNPTTHPHYNLTENHCRNPDENAMGPWCYTKDPEKPREECSVPLCGKNGFTVETIVKEVSKTSPKEEAPCVTNHGLEYEGTLAVTVSGLPCLPWNSPLVETHSRKEFKKDVVLKENYCRNPDDDDEGVWCYVSHPNKTFEYCTLNYCDSPLDEEPETRQAGRTDSAQHQTFFDEKTFGLGEAVCGSRPLFEQKKIADKSEAELLESYIQGRIVKGEEAEQGSSPWQVMLFKRSPQELLCGASLISDRWVLTAAHCIFYPPWDKNFTADDLLVRIGKHFRSKYERTTEKILQLEKIIVHPKYNWKENLDRDIALMQLRKPLTFTSYIHPVCLPTKEIVQKFLQSGFKGRVSGWGNLQETWSTGGPQLPTALQQINLPIVEQEKCKASTKIKVTDNMFCAGYSPEDSKRGDACEGDSGGPFVVKDPISKRWYQIGVVSWGEGCDRDGKYGFYTHVHRLRKWIMKCTEQ; translated from the exons TTTTCCTCAGCGACCAGGAGGCCATGTCTGTCCTGAAACGTTCCCGGAGAGCAAATTCATTATTTGAGGAGATGAAGAAGGGAAATATGGAACGAGAATGTATGGAGGAGATATGTAACTACGAGGAAGCTCGGGAGATAAAGGAGTCAAATGATGCCACG GACGCATTCTGGCGACACTATCAAT CTTGTCATCCCGAAAAGAAGCCGCCGAGACAAACCCTGGACCTGTGTATGTCAG GTAACTGTGCAGACGGCATCGGTCAGAATTATTTAGGAACCATCAGCGTCACCAGGTCGGGGCGAGAATGTCAGTACTGGGCCAGCCACTTTCCTCATAGGACGAA GGTAAACCCGACCACCCACCCGCACTACAACCTGACGGAGAACCACTGCCGAAACCCGGATGAGAACGCCATGGGGCCCTGGTGCTACACGAAGGATCCCGAAAAACCCAGAGAGGAATGTTCAGTGCCCCTATGTG GTAAGAATGGCTTCACAGTGGAAACAATTGTGAAAGAAGTGTCCAAAACTTCCCCGAAAGAGGAGGCCCCCTGCGTGACGAACCACGGCTTAGAGTACGAGGGCACCCTGGCGGTCACCGTGTCCGGACTGCCGTGTCTGCCCTGGAACTCGCCATTGGTGGAAACGCACAGCCGCAAAGAGTTCAAGAAAGACGTGGTCCTGAAAGAGAATTACTGCAGAAACCCGGACGATGATGACGAGGGCGTGTGGTGCTACGTGTCCCACCCCAACAAGACCTTCGAGTACTGCACCCTCAACTACTGTG ATAGCCCCCTAGATGAAGAACCTGAAACTAGACAGGCGGGCCGGACAGATTCAGCACAACATCAGACGTTTTTTGATGAGAAGACCTTTGGCCTAGGAGAAGCCG TTTGTGGATCGAGGCCGCTCTTTGAACAGAAGAAAATCGCAGATAAGAGTGAAGCGGAGCTGCTGGAGTCCTACATCCAGGGCCGGATCGTGAAGGGAGAGGAGGCCGAACAGGGCAGCTCCCCATG GCAGGTGATGCTCTTCAAGAGGAGCCCGCAGGAGCTGCTGTGCGGGGCCAGTCTGATCAGCGACCGCTGGGTGCTGACCGCCGCTCACTGCATCTTCTATCCTCCATGGGATAAAAACTTCACCGCTGACGACCTCCTGGTCCGGATTGGAAAACATTTTCGTTCCAA ATATGAGAGGACAACAGAGAAGATCCTGCAGCTGGAGAAGATCATCGTCCACCCCAAATACAACTGGAAGGAAAACCTTGACCGAGACATCGCGCTGATGCAGCTGAGGAAGCCCCTGACCTTCACCAGCTACATCCATCCAGTGTGTCTCCCCACCAAGGAGATTGTACAGAA GTTTCTGCAGTCAGGATTCAAAGGTCGGGTTTCTGGATGGGGCAATCTTCAGGAGACCTGGAGCACGGGAGGACCCCAGCTACCTACAGCCCTCCAGCAGATAAACCTGCCCATAGTGGAACAGGAGAAATGCAAGGCCTCCACCAAGATTAAAGTCACCGATAACATGTTCTGTGCCG GTTACAGTCCAGAAGACAGCAAGCGAGGGGACGCCTGTGAAGGAGACAGCGGAGGCCCCTTTGTCGTGAAG GATCCGATCAGCAAACGATGGTACCAGATCGGCGTCGTGTCCTGGGGCGAGGGCTGCGACCGCGACGGAAAGTATGGCTTCTACACCCATGTACATCGCTTGCGGAAATGGATTATGAAATGCACAGAGCAGTAA